The Arcobacter roscoffensis genome segment TTTAATTGTAGGGATACAATGGGGTGATGAAGGTAAAGGTAAGATGGTTGATATGCTTGCCCAAAATTATGATATGGTTTGTAGAAGTCAAGGTGGACACAATGCTGGTCATACAATCTGGGTTGATGGTGTAAGATATGCTTTACACTTAATCCCATCTGGAGTTTTAAACCCTAAAGCTATTAATATTATTGGTAATGGTGTTGTTTTATCACCTGAGTCAATTATTAAAGAAATGGAACAATTTGGAAGTTTAGAAGGAAGATTATTTATATCAGATAAAGCTCACTTAAACTTACCATATCATGCTTTAATTGACCAAGCTAAAGAAAGACTAAAAGGTGATAAAGCTATTGGTACTACTGGAAAGGGAATTGGACCAGCATATGCTGAGAAAATTTCAAGAACAGGATTTAGAGTTGGTGAATTATTAAATCCAAGTAAATTAACTACTTCTATTTTAGAATTTTTTGAACAAAATAGAGCTATTTTTGATGTATTAGAAATTGATACACCTAATGAAAATGAGTTATTAGCATTACTAGAATCATATAAAGAAAAACTAGCACCATTAATTGCAAATACAACTAACATGGTTTGGGATGCAATTGATAAAGATAAAAAAATATTATTAGAAGGTGCTCAAGGTACTTTACTTGATATTGATCATGGTACATATCCTTATGTAACTTCTTCTAGTACTGTAAGTGCAGGAGCTTGTACAGGTTTAGGTATATCTCCAAAAGATATTGGTATTGTAACTGGTATCGTAAAAGCTTATACTACAAGAGTTGGAAATGGTCCTTTCCCTTCTGAAGATTTTACTGATGAAGGTCAAAAGATTGCTGATATCGGAAAAGAAGTAGGTGTTACAACTGGAAGAGGAAGAAGATGTGGTTGGTTTGATGCTATTGCTGTTAAACATGCTGCAAGACTAAATGGTTGTGATCAATTATCATTAATGAAATTAGATGTTTTAGATGGTTTCCCAAAAATAAAAATTTGTGTTGCATATGATTTAAATGGTGAAAGAATTGATTATATGCCATCAGATTTAGATAATGTTAAACCAATTTATGAAGAATTTGATGGATGGGATACAGTAGAAGGTGTAAGAGATTATAATGCACTTCCTGAAAATGCAAAGAAATATATTGAGAAAATTGAAGAGGTAACAGCTGTAAAAGTGGGAATTGTTTCGACATCTCCTGAGAGAGCAGACACTATTATAAGGGGGTAATACGATGAGAATCAAATTACATCATACACCATATATCTCTAGAAGAATCACAAGGGACATTATCAATTGTGAGTTCGTAGAGGTAAGAAAAGACAAAAATGCTATAGAAGCCGAAATTGAAAGAATCATGGATGCTGATATAGAAAAAGAGTTTGATTTAGACGAAAAAGTTGATGATATTCTTGATGATCAAGATGAAGAAATCGAAATGTTAAATGCCGATAGAAGGCAACTTTTTTGGATGACTAAAAAAAGATTAGCAAACGATTTTGGTGTTATTTTAAATAATGAAGATAGATTCTCTGACATTGCTCATCAAGTTTTAGACTTTTTATGGGAAGAAGATTATATTCATTATACTTGCTCTGACAATCAAGTTAAAAATATCATTTTCTCATCAATTGATGAGTTTATGAAAGGTTTTGAAGAAGCAGATTCATCGGTATTAGCTAAACTTAAAAACTATAAAAGAAAGTTAATACCAGGGACTGAGGATTATGATTTAGTTTATCATAGATTATATGAAGAAGAATTAATTAAAAGAGGGTTAATATAAGATGCAAAAAGTTTGGATTTACTTAGAAAACGGAACATTTTTAGAAGCAAAATCTTTTGGTGCAACTGGTACATCTGTTGGAGAAGTTGTATTTAATACATCACTTACAGGTTACCAAGAAATCATTACTGATCCATCATATGCAGGACAGTTTGTAACATTTACAATGCCAGAAATTGGAAATGTTGGTGTAAATGAAGATGATATGGAAAGCAAAACAGCATACTGTAAAGGTGTATTAGTTAGAAATTATCATCACAAGTACTCAAATTATAGAGCTCAAGGTGACCTAGATTCACTTTTAAAAGAGCACAATGTTTTAGGTATTACTGCAATTGATACAAGATATTTAACAAAAATGTTAAGAGATGAAGGTGCAATGATGATGATTGCATCAACTGAAATATCTGATAAAGATGAGCTTGCTAAAAAACTAAGTGAAAGCCCAAGAATTGAAGATATTAACTATATTGAAGAAGTTTCTACAAAAGAGACATATATTCACAAAAGTGGTGCTTGGAATCATAATGAAAAAGCATACAACAAAGCTGTGATGAGCGATAAAAAAATCGTTGTTGTTGACTTTGGCGTAAAAAGAAATATCTTAAATGAATTAGTTCAATCAGGATTAGAAGTTGAAGTTGTTCCATCAACATTTAAAGCTGATGATTTAATAGCTAGATTTGAAGCAAAAGAAATCGGTGGTATTTTCTTATCAAATGGACCAGGTGATCCACTTACTTTAACAGAAGAGAAAAAAGAAGTGCAAAAACTAATTGGTGCAGGTATTCCAATGTTTGCTATTTGTTTAGGACACCAGATGTTATCAATCGCTCATGGACACGATACATATAAATTACCATTTGGACAACATGGTGGAAATCACCCAGTTGCTAACCCTAAAACAATGATAGTAGAAATCACTGCACAAAACCACAACTACAATGTTCCAGAATCAATTGAGCAAATTGCTGAAATTACTCACAAGAATTTATTTGATGGAACTATTGAAGGTGTAAAATACAAAAATAAAGATATCTTCTCAGTACAACATCACCCAGAAGCGTCTCCAGGGCCGCATGAGTCGAAATATATTTTCGACGAATTCGCAAAAATAGTGAAATAATTCACTTTTTTTGCCGAATTTCGGCGTTAAAATTTAAAATTCACTCGTCACGTACTTAATGTACGCTCCTCATAAATTCCAAATTTCGCCTTGAACTTCAACAAAACAGTGAACTCTTTCACTATTTTAATTATAAATAAAAACTTTTTAAATTTATTAGTATTAAATAGAAAATATATGTAGAAGTAAAAGCATTGCTAGCTAGTCTGATTTAGACTAACTAGCTTTTATTAGATAAACTGTGTAATTAAGTGATAAACTGCAGAGGCTGAGATACCTGCTGCTATTCCGGCGATTACATCGTCACCCATAACACCCCATCCACCTTTTACTTTTTCATCAATTCTTCCAATAATTGAGGGTTTCCATATATCAAATATTCTAAAGAAGATAAATGCTAAGGCTGCCATGATTAGTAGGTTTGATTCTGTTGGTTTACAAATTGATAGTGCTATCCACATTCCTGCAAGTTCATCTATTACGATTTCTTTACTATCATGCTCTCCAACTTCTTTTTCATAAATGTTTATTTGTTTTACTGCAATTACAGTAATTAGTAAAGCTAATAAAAATAGAGTTGATACATCAAATACTTGTAGTATTCCAATTGCCATGATTAATGATACAAATGAACCTACTGTTCCAGGTGCTTTTGGAGATAATCCTGAATATCCAACTGTTAGGAAAAACTTTCTTAAATTCATGTTTTACCTTATTTCTTTTTTTCTATACCAAGTTTTTTTCTCTTTTCCCAAAGAGATTTTCTTGAAATACCAAGTTTCTTAGATAGTTCTGTATCTGGGTATTTTGATTGGTATGATAAAACCATAAGTTTTACATAATCATTAATTGTCATGATATTTGTAGTACTCATAAGTAAGTTTTCATTATTAAACTCTATTTTTCTATATGGAAAGTCTTCTTCACCTTCAAGAGATGAAATGACACAATTCTTATGCTCAATTAGTTTAATAAGATTGTCTTTTGCTGTTCTTTTTAAACTATGATACTCTGTAAGGTATATAATGCCTTTATCGCCTAAAGCATTTAGTTTCTTTTGCCAATTTGCACAGTTAAGTGAGATAAATGAAATAGGCATATCAAGTCTTCTTGATAATTCAAATACAAGTTTATCCGCACATTTTTGTGAGTTTGATTCAACTAATGTTGGGAATGATGGAGGCAAAAATGTATCAGATGTATCAACATCAGCCATAATAAAGTCCATATATTCTCTTAATGTTTGTAATTCCCTTTTTAAGCTTCTACACTCTTTATAATGGTAAATTTTTCTTACAAGTTCATCCATTAAAAATGGCTTCATAATATAGTCTTTTGCACCATCTTTAATAGGGTTTGTAACTGTTTCATCTGATATATATGAAACTAAAAGAAGAATGATAGAGTTTTCTTTATATTTTTTGATTATATTTTTACATAAACTTGATGGAAGTGAAGTAGATAAAAGTACTATGTCATAATCTTTTGATAGGTTATCAATATTTGGTGATTCTATATAATCACAACTGTGTCCGTCATCAAGTAGTCTAGAAACTACCTTTTGTGCTAAATAAATTTCATTTTCAATAATTAAAATATTCATATTTTACTTCCATTTATAGTATTTCAGTGTGGCAATACTTTGAACAGCCACACCCTCTTTTCTACCCACAAATCCCATCTTTTCACCTGTAGTTGCTTTTATATTAATAAACTGCTTCTCAAGGGCTAAAATTTCTGATAATTTCTTTTTTATATCTTTTTTGAAAGGATTGATTTTAGGTTGTTGGGCTAATATTGTAAGATCAATATTTACAATTTCATAGCCAACATTATAAATAAACTCTACAATCTCTTGAAGTAATAGTTTTGAATCAGCACCTTTATATTTTGGATCAGTATCAGGAAAGAACTCTCCAATATCACCAGCACCAGCAGCACCTAATAAGGCATCTATTACTGAATGAATTAATACATCACCATCACTATGGGCTTTAAAACCATAATCACAAGGAATCTCAACACCACCTAAATACATCTTTTTACCATCTTCAAACTGATGAATATCAATACCAGTTCCTGTAAAGAAGTTATTAGAAGCAGGCTTTAAACTAGGCATATCATGTATTTCATCACCGTGAGTTAACTTCTTACTTTTAATACTTCCTTTTACATATTTAATAGAGCCATTAATAGCATTTATTGCTGAGCTATCATCAGTAAATTCAGTAGTAGTATTTAGGGCTTTTTTTAGGATTTCTGTTTTTGAGAGTTGAGGAGTTTGGATAAGTTTTACATTATCTCTATTTATTGTATTTTCATTGTATATAACTGTATCAGAGACATCTAAAACAGGAACAATACAATCATCTACACCTTTTTCATTGAGTAGATTATCAATTACACTTTTAGGAACACACGCTCTTGCTACATCAGTTACCATCACATATTTTGTGGTAACTTCTTTTAAAGAGTTTGCCATTGATTCTTGTCTTGTCTCACCACCTGTTACGTATGTGTAGTCATCATCGAAGTTTTGCATATAGCCAATTTCATTTTTATGGGCAGTAACAATAATCTTCTCAAATTGAGCAAAACCTGATAATCTTTTAGTCACATTAAGCCATAGTGGTTCATTTTCAATTCTAAGCCACTGTTTTTTCGCTTTATGTTGAAATCTAGTAGAATTACCAGCACATAGTACAATTAAAGTAAGGTCAGACACCAATATCCCCTTTGTGTAAAAAAGTTACATATTATAATCTAATGTTACTTATGAAAAGTTAAGAATTATTTAGAATTTCATCTTTTATTGATTGAATTGAACTATTTAAGAGTTTTTCATCAAAGCCATAAGATTTTGATAGTTTGATTGCTGCATCAATAGAAGAATCACCAAGTGTATCTTTGAAATTTGTAAGCTCTTTTGTGATTTTTAAAATTTGAGCTTTTTTCTTATATTCAGAAGTTGCATTGTTTATATCATCAACAAAATTGATAGGATATATTATGTTGTGAGTCAAGCCCCAATGCTTAAATAAGTTCGCAGTAATTTTAGCTGTAGTAAATCCTGTGAAATTTAGTTCAACTGTAGAAACATCTTTTTCTTTATTTAAAGCATCTCTAAAATCATCGATTTTGTTTTCTTGCTCAATTATACTTGCAATTATAAATTTACCTGTTTCTTGTAAAAATGCAGGCATTAGTAAATCATCTTTTAAATCATTGTCTATTTTTGAAACCCATTCATTTATGATTTTTGTAGATAAAGCACTTAAGTTGATAAAATCATCAGTTGACATGCCATAAGCTAAAAGGTTGCATTTTACTGTATTTTGAACAATTGATCCAATAGCCAAAGAAATAGTAAAGTTTATACCAAGTAAGTTAATAGCTCTACTTAAAGTGTCTACACTACTTCTAAAACCAAACATAGATGAGTTTGCTACTTTGAGTATATTCGCTACAAGTAAGGGATCTTTTTCAATTATTGTTATTAATTCATCAGGAGAAGAGTTTTTAACTTTTTTAAACTCTTCTAGTTCCATAATACTATTAGGTAATGGTGGTAGTGAATCGATTTTATCTTTTACTTTATTTTTCATAATTATCCCGTTATTCTTTCTTTAACTATTATATAGAAAAGAAACTTATACAAATAATAAATAGAAATTAATTGCTTGAATTAAGGTTTTATAAACAAATTTAGATATAATCTTCACACAATCAAATAAATATTATAGGATTTTTAAAATGAGAGATTGGCTAGATAATCATAAAAATGATAAAGTTAGAACACAAATGTATTATGCAAAGCAAGGTATTATTACTCCTGATATGGAATATGTTGCAAAAGTTGAAAATTTAGATCCTGAACTAATCAGATCTGAGATTGAAAGAGGAAGATTAATTATTCCTGCGAATGTAAATCATAGAAACTTAAAACCAATGGCTATTGGTATTGCTTCATCTTGTAAAATTAATGCAAATATTGGTTCTTCAGCCTTAGCTTCTGATATTGACGGAGAAGTTGAGAAAGTTGATGTATGTTTAAAATATGGAGCTGATACTATTATGGATTTAAGTACAGGTGGTGACTTAGATGCAATTAGAGAAGCTGTTATTGGACATTCAAACGTTCCTATTGGTACAGTACCAATGTATCAAATTTTACATGATGTAAACAATAAGATTGAAGACTTATCTATTGAAGTTATGTTAAAAGTATTAGAAAAGCAAGCACAACAAGGTGTTTCTTACTTTACTATTCATGCTGGATTCTTACTTCAATTCATGCCTCATGTAGCAAAAAGAAAAATGGGAATCGTATCAAGAGGTGGTTCTTTAATGGCTGCATGGATGATGCACTACCATAAAGAAAACCCATTCTATGATGCTTTTGATGAAATCTTAGAGATTTGTAGAAAGTATGACGTATCATTATCTTTAGGTGATTCATTAAGACCTGGATGTTTAGCAGATGCTTCTGATGAAGCTCAGTTATCTGAACTTAAAGTAATGGGTGAATTAACAAAAAGAGCATGGGAAAAAGATGTTCAAGTTATGATTGAAGGACCAGGTCACGTTCCTTTAAATCAAATTGAAAGAAATATGAAAATAGAGCAAGAGTATTGTCATGAAGCTCCTTTCTATAT includes the following:
- a CDS encoding HDOD domain-containing protein, producing MKNKVKDKIDSLPPLPNSIMELEEFKKVKNSSPDELITIIEKDPLLVANILKVANSSMFGFRSSVDTLSRAINLLGINFTISLAIGSIVQNTVKCNLLAYGMSTDDFINLSALSTKIINEWVSKIDNDLKDDLLMPAFLQETGKFIIASIIEQENKIDDFRDALNKEKDVSTVELNFTGFTTAKITANLFKHWGLTHNIIYPINFVDDINNATSEYKKKAQILKITKELTNFKDTLGDSSIDAAIKLSKSYGFDEKLLNSSIQSIKDEILNNS
- a CDS encoding bifunctional 2-C-methyl-D-erythritol 4-phosphate cytidylyltransferase/2-C-methyl-D-erythritol 2,4-cyclodiphosphate synthase; the encoded protein is MSDLTLIVLCAGNSTRFQHKAKKQWLRIENEPLWLNVTKRLSGFAQFEKIIVTAHKNEIGYMQNFDDDYTYVTGGETRQESMANSLKEVTTKYVMVTDVARACVPKSVIDNLLNEKGVDDCIVPVLDVSDTVIYNENTINRDNVKLIQTPQLSKTEILKKALNTTTEFTDDSSAINAINGSIKYVKGSIKSKKLTHGDEIHDMPSLKPASNNFFTGTGIDIHQFEDGKKMYLGGVEIPCDYGFKAHSDGDVLIHSVIDALLGAAGAGDIGEFFPDTDPKYKGADSKLLLQEIVEFIYNVGYEIVNIDLTILAQQPKINPFKKDIKKKLSEILALEKQFINIKATTGEKMGFVGRKEGVAVQSIATLKYYKWK
- the thiC gene encoding phosphomethylpyrimidine synthase ThiC, producing the protein MRDWLDNHKNDKVRTQMYYAKQGIITPDMEYVAKVENLDPELIRSEIERGRLIIPANVNHRNLKPMAIGIASSCKINANIGSSALASDIDGEVEKVDVCLKYGADTIMDLSTGGDLDAIREAVIGHSNVPIGTVPMYQILHDVNNKIEDLSIEVMLKVLEKQAQQGVSYFTIHAGFLLQFMPHVAKRKMGIVSRGGSLMAAWMMHYHKENPFYDAFDEILEICRKYDVSLSLGDSLRPGCLADASDEAQLSELKVMGELTKRAWEKDVQVMIEGPGHVPLNQIERNMKIEQEYCHEAPFYILGPLTTDIAAGYDHISSAIGAAVGGWHGASMLCYVTPKEHLGLPNAKDVREGIIAYKIAAHSADIARGRKGARDIDDEMSDARYSFDWNKQFELCLDPERAKEYHDETLPQDVFKEAEFCSMCGPKFCSYKITQKIVKDHGDAMVNAG
- the carA gene encoding glutamine-hydrolyzing carbamoyl-phosphate synthase small subunit, with product MQKVWIYLENGTFLEAKSFGATGTSVGEVVFNTSLTGYQEIITDPSYAGQFVTFTMPEIGNVGVNEDDMESKTAYCKGVLVRNYHHKYSNYRAQGDLDSLLKEHNVLGITAIDTRYLTKMLRDEGAMMMIASTEISDKDELAKKLSESPRIEDINYIEEVSTKETYIHKSGAWNHNEKAYNKAVMSDKKIVVVDFGVKRNILNELVQSGLEVEVVPSTFKADDLIARFEAKEIGGIFLSNGPGDPLTLTEEKKEVQKLIGAGIPMFAICLGHQMLSIAHGHDTYKLPFGQHGGNHPVANPKTMIVEITAQNHNYNVPESIEQIAEITHKNLFDGTIEGVKYKNKDIFSVQHHPEASPGPHESKYIFDEFAKIVK
- a CDS encoding DNA-binding response regulator; translation: MNILIIENEIYLAQKVVSRLLDDGHSCDYIESPNIDNLSKDYDIVLLSTSLPSSLCKNIIKKYKENSIILLLVSYISDETVTNPIKDGAKDYIMKPFLMDELVRKIYHYKECRSLKRELQTLREYMDFIMADVDTSDTFLPPSFPTLVESNSQKCADKLVFELSRRLDMPISFISLNCANWQKKLNALGDKGIIYLTEYHSLKRTAKDNLIKLIEHKNCVISSLEGEEDFPYRKIEFNNENLLMSTTNIMTINDYVKLMVLSYQSKYPDTELSKKLGISRKSLWEKRKKLGIEKKK
- a CDS encoding DUF507 family protein, which codes for MRIKLHHTPYISRRITRDIINCEFVEVRKDKNAIEAEIERIMDADIEKEFDLDEKVDDILDDQDEEIEMLNADRRQLFWMTKKRLANDFGVILNNEDRFSDIAHQVLDFLWEEDYIHYTCSDNQVKNIIFSSIDEFMKGFEEADSSVLAKLKNYKRKLIPGTEDYDLVYHRLYEEELIKRGLI
- a CDS encoding phosphatidylglycerophosphatase A family protein, which translates into the protein MNLRKFFLTVGYSGLSPKAPGTVGSFVSLIMAIGILQVFDVSTLFLLALLITVIAVKQINIYEKEVGEHDSKEIVIDELAGMWIALSICKPTESNLLIMAALAFIFFRIFDIWKPSIIGRIDEKVKGGWGVMGDDVIAGIAAGISASAVYHLITQFI
- a CDS encoding adenylosuccinate synthase, whose protein sequence is MSKADLIVGIQWGDEGKGKMVDMLAQNYDMVCRSQGGHNAGHTIWVDGVRYALHLIPSGVLNPKAINIIGNGVVLSPESIIKEMEQFGSLEGRLFISDKAHLNLPYHALIDQAKERLKGDKAIGTTGKGIGPAYAEKISRTGFRVGELLNPSKLTTSILEFFEQNRAIFDVLEIDTPNENELLALLESYKEKLAPLIANTTNMVWDAIDKDKKILLEGAQGTLLDIDHGTYPYVTSSSTVSAGACTGLGISPKDIGIVTGIVKAYTTRVGNGPFPSEDFTDEGQKIADIGKEVGVTTGRGRRCGWFDAIAVKHAARLNGCDQLSLMKLDVLDGFPKIKICVAYDLNGERIDYMPSDLDNVKPIYEEFDGWDTVEGVRDYNALPENAKKYIEKIEEVTAVKVGIVSTSPERADTIIRG